The following coding sequences lie in one Maribacter forsetii DSM 18668 genomic window:
- a CDS encoding sigma-70 family RNA polymerase sigma factor, with translation MRQLKITKQITNRDTKSLEKYFQEISKIDLITADEEVELTRRIREGDQNALNTLVNANLRFVVSTAKQYQGSGLRLSDLINEGNIGLVKAAKRFDETRGFKFISYAVWWIRQSILQSISEQSRMVRIPLNKIGEISKINKVFSTLEQSLQRPPSTTEIARELDMSSTQVKLALKNSGRHLSMDAPFQEGESSNLYDVVSSKDANRPDAGMMMDSLKTDLNQALNTLPSRESEIIKLYYGIGESHPKSLSEIGELFDLTRERVRQLREKAVRKLRNKSQNEVLKAYL, from the coding sequence ATGAGGCAACTAAAGATCACTAAGCAAATTACAAACAGAGACACTAAATCATTAGAAAAGTACTTTCAAGAAATATCAAAAATTGATTTGATTACCGCAGATGAGGAAGTGGAACTAACTAGAAGAATACGCGAAGGAGATCAAAATGCCCTAAATACCTTAGTAAATGCTAACCTACGTTTTGTAGTATCTACAGCAAAACAATATCAAGGTAGCGGATTACGACTTTCAGATTTAATCAATGAAGGAAATATTGGTTTAGTGAAGGCTGCAAAACGTTTTGACGAAACCAGAGGTTTTAAGTTTATTTCATATGCCGTATGGTGGATCAGACAATCCATACTACAATCTATTTCTGAGCAATCTCGTATGGTACGTATTCCATTGAATAAAATTGGGGAAATAAGTAAGATAAATAAAGTATTTTCTACGCTAGAGCAATCTTTACAAAGACCACCAAGTACTACGGAAATAGCTAGAGAACTTGATATGAGCAGCACGCAAGTAAAACTTGCTTTAAAAAATTCAGGAAGACACTTGTCTATGGATGCCCCTTTTCAAGAAGGAGAATCATCTAATTTATATGATGTGGTTAGCTCTAAAGATGCAAACAGACCAGATGCCGGTATGATGATGGATTCACTTAAAACAGATCTTAATCAGGCATTAAATACATTACCAAGCAGAGAAAGTGAAATAATTAAACTCTACTATGGAATAGGTGAAAGTCACCCTAAAAGTTTAAGTGAAATTGGTGAGCTTTTTGATTTAACTAGAGAACGTGTT
- a CDS encoding nitroreductase family protein, translating to MATESHISVNGHTHVLYKENALSKEELIVKSEAFFKHLDERRSVREYANTLVPKEVIETLIKTASTAPSGAHKQPWTFCAVSNTTLKAKIREAAEAEEKESYESRMSDRWLKDLEPMGTNMYKPFLEDAPWLIIVFKKVHDLDSDGKKVNNYYVNESVGIAAGMLITAIHNAGLVTLTHTPSPMNFLAKLLNRPSNERAFLLLPVGYPKTPTYVPDIERKPLESISEFYE from the coding sequence ATGGCAACTGAATCTCATATATCTGTAAACGGACACACGCATGTACTTTATAAAGAAAATGCATTGTCTAAAGAAGAACTCATTGTCAAAAGTGAGGCATTTTTTAAACATTTAGATGAAAGAAGATCTGTTAGAGAATATGCAAATACACTTGTACCAAAAGAAGTAATTGAAACTTTAATAAAAACGGCTTCTACGGCTCCGTCAGGTGCGCATAAACAACCTTGGACCTTCTGTGCTGTTTCTAATACTACATTAAAGGCAAAGATCAGAGAGGCTGCCGAAGCAGAAGAAAAGGAAAGTTATGAAAGTAGAATGAGCGACCGTTGGTTAAAAGATCTTGAGCCGATGGGTACAAACATGTATAAGCCCTTTTTAGAAGATGCACCTTGGCTTATTATCGTTTTTAAAAAAGTACATGATTTAGATAGCGATGGTAAAAAGGTAAATAATTACTACGTTAATGAATCTGTAGGTATTGCGGCAGGTATGTTGATTACTGCGATACACAATGCAGGTTTGGTAACATTAACTCATACTCCTAGCCCAATGAATTTTTTAGCAAAACTATTGAATCGTCCAAGTAATGAACGTGCATTTTTATTGTTACCGGTAGGCTACCCCAAGACACCAACATATGTGCCAGATATTGAAAGAAAGCCATTGGAATCTATATCAGAATTCTATGAGTAA
- a CDS encoding M24 family metallopeptidase, giving the protein MKTTSSIIILFFYTSFLFSQTPVQSYFEWTALPFAKEELRERRDNLMNILTEHGKTGIVIVPANDGFSFGETFRQADDFYYFTGLELPNAILVMNVATKSVTIYTPERDLRFENGSRINDFPGRPLLNDKNITEKTGITLASIDDFTFLMDAESKKENTVLINSGRKGDITYASDAYIATHSPVQVLLQALIKKHPKLKHENMYDAVANVRMIKSEAEIEIIRKAATITAEGIKQSAKKIKPGVDERYLEGILEGDFKINGSQRLAFGSIIKSGPNSHWPWRILATHYNRRNRVMEKGDLVIFDVGCEYEQYVSDIGRTFPVSGKFTDRQKEILVMETKIADEIIKFLKPGITFKDVQTLTNSIIPDDAKKYMQVGLFFGHHLGLSTGDPNISTTVLKPGMIFTVEPWYYNHDENISVFTEDMILITEDGCEVLSSDLPRTPDALEGLMK; this is encoded by the coding sequence ATGAAAACGACCTCTTCTATCATTATCTTATTTTTCTACACAAGCTTTCTTTTTAGCCAAACTCCCGTGCAATCTTATTTTGAATGGACAGCATTACCTTTTGCAAAAGAAGAGTTAAGAGAACGACGAGATAACCTAATGAATATTTTAACGGAACACGGTAAAACAGGAATAGTGATTGTACCTGCTAATGACGGATTTTCATTCGGAGAAACATTTAGACAGGCAGATGATTTTTATTACTTCACCGGACTAGAATTACCAAATGCCATTTTGGTTATGAATGTAGCCACCAAATCAGTAACTATATACACCCCTGAACGAGATTTACGATTTGAAAATGGCTCTCGAATAAATGATTTTCCAGGTAGACCTTTATTGAATGATAAGAATATTACAGAAAAAACCGGAATAACTCTTGCATCTATTGACGACTTTACCTTTCTAATGGATGCTGAAAGTAAAAAAGAAAACACCGTTTTAATTAATAGTGGACGAAAGGGTGACATTACTTATGCATCTGATGCCTATATAGCTACGCATTCTCCTGTTCAAGTTCTGCTACAGGCCTTGATCAAAAAACATCCCAAATTGAAACATGAAAATATGTACGATGCAGTTGCAAATGTTCGTATGATTAAATCTGAAGCTGAAATTGAAATTATTCGAAAGGCTGCTACCATTACGGCAGAAGGTATTAAGCAATCTGCTAAAAAGATTAAACCTGGGGTAGATGAGCGTTACCTAGAAGGTATTTTGGAAGGTGATTTCAAAATTAACGGTTCTCAACGACTTGCTTTTGGTTCCATAATTAAATCAGGACCAAATTCTCATTGGCCTTGGAGAATATTAGCTACACACTATAACCGTAGAAATAGGGTTATGGAAAAAGGCGACTTGGTTATTTTTGATGTTGGTTGTGAGTATGAGCAGTATGTTAGTGATATTGGTAGAACCTTTCCCGTATCTGGTAAATTTACCGATAGACAGAAAGAGATTCTTGTCATGGAAACTAAAATAGCAGATGAGATAATTAAGTTTCTAAAACCCGGTATTACATTTAAAGATGTACAGACACTAACTAATAGTATTATTCCTGATGATGCAAAAAAATATATGCAAGTAGGCTTGTTTTTTGGTCATCATTTAGGGCTCTCAACCGGAGATCCTAATATATCTACCACAGTGCTAAAACCTGGTATGATTTTTACTGTAGAGCCTTGGTACTACAATCATGATGAAAACATTTCAGTATTTACTGAAGATATGATTCTTATTACTGAAGATGGTTGTGAAGTTTTAAGTAGTGATTTACCAAGAACCCCTGACGCCTTAGAAGGTTTGATGAAGTAA
- a CDS encoding BBE domain-containing protein: MRAYSNFMMNEGQERVKASYKHNYVRLVKIKNSYDPQNLFRVNQNIKPSTKNIRINMPAF; the protein is encoded by the coding sequence ATTAGGGCATATTCAAATTTCATGATGAATGAAGGTCAAGAGCGTGTTAAAGCTAGTTACAAACACAATTATGTGAGACTGGTTAAAATTAAAAATAGCTATGACCCACAGAATTTATTTAGAGTAAATCAGAATATTAAACCATCTACCAAAAATATTAGAATTAATATGCCTGCTTTCTAA